Proteins from a single region of Kineosporia corallincola:
- a CDS encoding NAD(+) synthase, with the protein MSSPFYSAYHQGFVRVAACTMRTAIAEPAANAESVLRIARNCHADGVGLAVFPELTLTGYSIEDLLLNDVLLDEAEKALTAVVEGSAGLTPVLVVGLPVRFRHRVYNVAAVVHDGRLLGVAPKSFLPNYREFYEARQMAAGAGIEGGQTLRVAGTEVPFGNDLLFVATDLPGFVLHVEICEDMWVPVPPSAVAALGGATVLVNLSGSPITIGRAEDRKLLCRSASSRCLAAYVYAAAGEGESTTDLSWDGQTMIYENGALLAEGERFPTGDRITVADVDLDLIRSERMRMGSFDDNRRRHEHDFHHVEFELKPPTDDIGLRRAVERFPFVPADETRLELDCYEAYNIQVAGLRQRLRAIGQPKIVIGVSGGLDSTHALIVAARAMDDENRPRTDILAFTMPGFATSDRTRNQAIGLAEALGVTFEELDIKPTAELLLRNLGHPFGGGEPVYDITFENVQAGLRTDYLFRLANQRGGIVLGTGDLSELALGWSTYGVGDQMSHYNVNGGVPKTLMQHLIRWVISSGQFDDRVGKLLHDVVGGEISPELVPVGEDGITQSTEAKVGPYSLQDFSLFYTLRYGFRPSRIAFLAMHAWADADKGDWPPHFPPDSRIAFGLPVIRQWLEVFAQRFFAFSQFKRSALPNGPKVSAGGSLSPRGDWRAPSDASARIWLEEIRREVP; encoded by the coding sequence GTGAGCTCACCGTTCTACTCCGCCTACCACCAGGGCTTCGTGCGCGTCGCCGCCTGCACGATGCGCACGGCCATCGCCGAGCCCGCCGCCAACGCTGAGTCGGTGCTGCGGATCGCGCGGAACTGCCATGCCGACGGGGTGGGGCTGGCGGTGTTCCCGGAGCTGACGCTGACCGGGTACTCGATCGAGGACCTGCTGCTCAACGACGTGCTGCTGGACGAGGCCGAGAAGGCCCTGACCGCGGTGGTCGAGGGCTCGGCCGGGCTGACGCCGGTGCTGGTCGTCGGCCTTCCGGTGCGGTTCCGGCACCGGGTGTACAACGTGGCCGCCGTGGTGCACGACGGCCGGCTGCTCGGCGTGGCGCCCAAGTCGTTCCTGCCGAACTACCGGGAGTTCTACGAGGCCCGGCAGATGGCGGCCGGGGCCGGCATCGAGGGCGGCCAGACCCTGCGGGTGGCCGGCACCGAGGTCCCGTTCGGCAACGACCTGCTGTTCGTGGCCACCGACCTGCCCGGGTTCGTGCTGCACGTCGAGATCTGCGAGGACATGTGGGTGCCGGTGCCGCCCAGCGCGGTCGCCGCGCTCGGCGGAGCCACCGTGCTGGTCAACCTCTCCGGCAGCCCGATCACCATCGGCCGGGCCGAGGACCGCAAGCTGCTGTGCCGCTCCGCGTCGTCCCGCTGCCTGGCCGCCTACGTCTACGCCGCGGCCGGTGAGGGCGAGTCGACCACCGACCTGTCCTGGGACGGGCAGACGATGATCTACGAGAACGGTGCGCTGCTGGCCGAGGGCGAGCGGTTCCCGACCGGTGACCGGATCACCGTGGCGGACGTCGATCTGGACCTGATCCGGTCCGAGCGGATGCGGATGGGCTCGTTCGACGACAACCGGCGCCGGCACGAGCACGACTTCCACCACGTCGAGTTCGAGCTGAAGCCGCCCACCGACGACATCGGCCTGCGCCGTGCGGTGGAGCGCTTCCCGTTCGTGCCGGCCGACGAGACCCGGCTCGAACTGGACTGTTACGAGGCCTACAACATCCAGGTGGCCGGGCTGCGGCAGCGGTTGCGGGCGATCGGCCAGCCGAAGATCGTGATCGGGGTCTCGGGCGGTCTGGACTCCACCCATGCGCTGATCGTGGCTGCCAGAGCAATGGACGACGAAAACCGGCCACGCACCGACATCCTCGCCTTCACCATGCCCGGGTTCGCGACCAGCGACCGGACCAGGAACCAGGCGATCGGGCTGGCCGAGGCGCTCGGCGTGACGTTCGAGGAACTCGACATCAAACCCACCGCCGAGCTGCTGCTGCGCAATCTCGGGCACCCGTTCGGCGGCGGCGAGCCGGTGTACGACATCACCTTCGAGAACGTGCAGGCCGGCCTGCGCACCGACTACCTGTTCCGGCTGGCCAACCAGCGCGGCGGCATCGTGCTGGGCACCGGCGACCTGTCGGAGCTGGCGCTGGGCTGGTCCACCTACGGTGTGGGCGACCAGATGTCGCACTACAACGTCAACGGCGGTGTGCCGAAAACGCTGATGCAGCACCTGATCCGCTGGGTGATCTCGTCGGGCCAGTTCGACGACCGGGTGGGCAAGCTGCTGCACGACGTGGTCGGCGGCGAGATCAGCCCGGAGCTGGTGCCGGTGGGCGAGGACGGCATCACCCAGAGCACCGAGGCCAAGGTCGGCCCGTACTCGTTGCAGGACTTCTCGCTGTTCTACACGCTGCGGTACGGCTTCCGGCCCTCGCGGATCGCCTTCCTGGCGATGCATGCCTGGGCCGACGCCGACAAGGGCGACTGGCCGCCGCACTTCCCGCCGGACAGCCGGATCGCCTTCGGCCTCCCGGTGATCCGTCAGTGGCTCGAGGTGTTCGCCCAGCGCTTCTTCGCCTTCAGCCAGTTCAAGCGCTCCGCCCTGCCCAACGGGCCGAAAGTCAGTGCCGGTGGCTCGCTCTCGCCCCGTGGCGACTGGCGAGCTCCCTCCGACGCCTCGGCCCGCATCTGGCTGGAGGAGATCCGCCGCGAGGTGCCGTAG
- a CDS encoding EAL and HDOD domain-containing protein, producing MPAQSRVPADAVRNVRVGRQGLYDARRRLTAYEVLFHSGESARESTGSGAEVVGERATSQVIASTFGTFGVDRIAGSRPVFIGFTRAFLTGIIPVPVEPAGVVVEIPANMMVDAELLAGVAQLRENGYRVAIVDYRGQPEYSALLDLVDYVKIDLAAHPARRLAELATQVVERGRALIATGIEDESTLERALSLGFGLFQGPLLEKPSVLERRTLTPTQLVCSRLLGELSEDDLDIVRLEPVIGSDPGLALRLLRTANSAASGASRQISSLRQALVIIGPRRLRSWVVLILLEGPSAASPADGLWKVLARACACRGLVRPADADLAFTVGLLSGAADLLGASPLLVAEAAGVTSEVRDALVSGVGGAGVALTAVLAHENDDDAGVGASGLAPYDVSHAYLEALSESLRLVEEITAGGGGG from the coding sequence ATGCCGGCGCAGTCGCGCGTTCCCGCCGACGCCGTGCGGAACGTCCGGGTCGGGCGGCAGGGGCTGTACGACGCCCGGCGCCGGCTGACCGCTTACGAGGTGCTGTTCCATTCCGGTGAATCTGCCCGTGAGTCAACCGGTTCCGGTGCCGAGGTGGTGGGGGAACGCGCGACGTCACAGGTGATCGCCTCCACCTTCGGCACTTTCGGGGTGGATCGGATCGCCGGGTCGCGCCCCGTGTTCATCGGTTTCACCCGTGCCTTCCTGACCGGGATCATCCCCGTGCCGGTGGAGCCCGCCGGGGTGGTGGTCGAGATCCCGGCGAACATGATGGTGGACGCCGAACTGCTGGCCGGCGTCGCGCAGCTGCGGGAGAACGGGTACCGGGTCGCGATCGTCGACTACCGCGGGCAGCCCGAGTACTCGGCCCTGCTCGACCTGGTCGACTACGTCAAGATCGACCTGGCCGCCCACCCCGCCCGCCGGCTCGCCGAGCTGGCCACCCAGGTGGTGGAGCGCGGCCGCGCGCTGATCGCCACCGGCATCGAGGACGAGAGCACGCTGGAGCGGGCGCTCTCGCTCGGGTTCGGCCTGTTCCAGGGCCCGCTGCTGGAGAAGCCGAGCGTGCTGGAACGGCGCACCCTGACGCCGACCCAGCTGGTCTGCTCCCGGTTGCTGGGTGAACTGTCCGAGGACGACCTGGACATCGTGCGGCTGGAGCCGGTGATCGGCAGCGACCCGGGGCTGGCCCTGCGTCTGCTGCGCACCGCCAACTCGGCCGCCTCCGGCGCCTCCCGGCAGATCTCCTCGCTGCGCCAGGCCCTGGTGATCATCGGACCGCGCCGGCTGCGCTCCTGGGTGGTGCTGATCCTGCTGGAAGGGCCCTCCGCCGCGTCCCCGGCCGACGGGCTGTGGAAGGTGCTGGCCCGGGCCTGCGCCTGCCGTGGTCTGGTGCGGCCCGCCGATGCCGACCTGGCCTTCACCGTCGGTCTGCTGTCCGGTGCCGCCGACCTGCTCGGCGCCTCCCCGCTGCTGGTCGCCGAGGCGGCCGGGGTCACCAGCGAGGTGCGGGACGCCCTGGTGAGCGGAGTCGGTGGGGCGGGTGTGGCGCTGACCGCGGTGCTGGCCCACGAGAACGACGACGACGCGGGTGTCGGCGCGAGCGGGCTGGCCCCGTACGACGTGTCGCACGCCTATCTGGAGGCGCTGAGCGAGTCGCTGCGGCTGGTCGAGGAGATCACGGCCGGCGGTGGGGGTGGCTGA